In the genome of Syntrophorhabdaceae bacterium, the window GGGAAAAGGGGAGATTGTCCTCAAAGGCGATCAGGACCGGCCCCTCACGCAGGAAGCCGAGGTCGTGAGATTTGCCGATATCATCGCCTATATCAACCATGATATCGATGACGCGACCAGAGGGGGGATCATCACCCGTGAGGATGTTCCGCGGGATTGCGTTGAGTACCTCGGTAATACGAGCTCCGAAAGGATCGACACCATGGTGAGGGGCGTGCTTGCCGCCTCGGCTCACGATGGGGCCATAGAGCTCACCATGGACGAGGAGCTCGAACATCATATAAAGAAGCTGAGGAGCTTTCTCTACGAGAGGGTCTACGATAACACCCTGATTCACGGAGATTTCATAAAATGCACGAAGATAATCAAGGAGCTCTATCACTACTTTCTCGAAAATCACGATACCTTCCTGCGGGAGGTAGAGCGGCAGGATTTTTACGACGATCCGGCGGTCTGCGTCTGTGACTTCGTGGCAAGTATGACCGACCGCTATGCATTCAATCTTTTCGAGCGAATTTTTCTTCCCATGCCGTGGAAGATACCGATATAGCCGAGTCAGACTTTATTCCCTACAGATTCAATTTGTGGCAGGAATAAAGGTGGGCTTCGATCATGAAAGGAAAGGGAGTCTGAAGAAATGATGGAAAAGGTTTACGATCCGCACAAAATCGAGCAGGAATGGTACCGCACATGGACGGAGAAGGGATATTTCAAGGGGGAGGGTGTGTCGGAAAAGCCCCCCTTTTCAATGGTCATACCTCCACCCAATGTCACCGGCTCGCTCCATATGGGTCATGCGCTGAATAACACCCTCCAGGATATAGTAACCCGTTTTAAAAGGATGGCGGGGTTTAATGCCCTCTGGGTATTCGGGATGGACCATGCCGGTATTGCCACCCAAAACGTGGTGGAGAGGGAGCTTGCCAAAGAGGGCATGACCCGGGACATGGTGGGAAGAGAAAAGTTCATCGAGCGGGTCTGGGAGTGGAAGCAGCAGTCCGGCGGGACTATCATCGAGCAGCTCAAAAGGCTCGGGGCTTCATGTGACTGGTCGCGGGAGCGCTTTACCATGGATGCGGGCCTGTCGAAGGCAGTGCGTGAGGTATTTGTAAGGCTCTACAACGAGGGCCTTATCTACCGGGGCGATTATATCGTCAACTGGTGCCCCCGCTGCGAGACGGCGCTTTCCGATATAGAATCGGAACACGAAGAGACCAAGGGTTTTCTTTACCATATCAAGTACCCCTTTGCCGACGGTGAAGGCGCCCTTACCGTGGCGACCACCAGACCGGAAACAATGCTGGGCGACACAGCGGTGGCGGTAAATCCCGCGGACGAGCGGTACGGAAAATATGTGGGAAAATATTTGATCGTACCCATCGTCAACAGGAAGGTCCCTGTGATAGGGGATGCCTATGTGGATACCTCCTTCGGCACCGGGGTGCTCAAGGTTACCCCTGCCCATGACCTGAATGACTTCGAAATCGGCAGGCGGTGCGACCTCGAAATAGTGAAAGTTATCGACGAGAAGGGCAGGATGAACGACGCCGCCCTCCATTACAAGGGCATGGACCGTTTCGAATGCAGGGAGAAAATCGTGGAGGAGTTGAAGGGGATGGGCCTCCTCGAAAAGATGGAACCCTATGACCTCGGCGTGGGTAAGTGCTACCGCTGCAAGACCGTGGTAGAGCCCACCCTTTCACTCCAGTGGTTTCTCAGGATGAAACCCCTGGCTATCCCCGCCATCGAGGCGGTGAGGAGCCACAAGGTGAGGATTATCCCCGACATGTGGGAAAAAGTCTACTTTGAATGGATGGAGAATATCAGGGATTGGTGCATCTCCCGGCAGATCTGGTGGGGCCACCGGATACCTGTCTGGTACTGCGACCAGTGCGGCGCAATGCATGTATCAGTGGAGGATATGACGCTCTGCCCCGGGTGCAACGGGACCCTGCGCCAGGAATCGGACGTCCTGGATACATGGTTTTCCTCGGGGTTGTGGCCCTTCAGCACCCTCGGCTGGCCCGAAGAGACGGACGAGCTCAAGACCTTCTACCCCACTTCCCTGCTTGTTACCGGATTCGACATCCTCTTCTTCTGGGTCGCCAGGATGATTATGATGGGGCTCAAGTTTATGGGAGACGTGCCTTTCAGGGAAGTCTATATCCACGCCCTCGTCCGGGATGCGGAAGGGAAGAAGATGAGCAAGTCGAAGGGGAACGTGATCGACCCCCTCATTATGATAGACCAGTACGGCACCGATGCCTTCAGGTTCTCCCTCACCATGCTCGCCGCCCAGGGGAGGGACATTCTTCTCTCGGAAGAGAGGATCGAAGGATCGAGAAATTTCGTCAATAAAATATGGAACGCCTCGAAACTCGCCTTTTCCTTTATGGAGGGCCTCACCCCCGACGCTCAAAAGGGGAAATCCGGCTATCTTCCCGACAGGTGGATACGCTCGAGGGCGCAGAAGGTAATAGGAGAAGTGAAATCGAGCATCGACACTTACAGGTTTAACGATGCCGCAACGGCTCTCTATACCTTTGTGTGGCGCGAATTCTGCGACTGGTACCTTGAGCTGATAAAGCCGAATCTCTATGGAAAAGCAGGGGGCTTCGACAACGAAGCCACGAAGAACATTCTCTTCAGGACCCTGACCGATATCCTGAAACTCCTTCACCCCATCATGCCCTTTCTCACGGAAGAGCTGTACCAACGGCTCCCGGCCCGGGAACGGGAGAGCATCATGATCGCCCCTTTCCCTGTATTTGATGAAGACGAGGTCGATTCAGAGGCGGAAGAGGGGATGAATATGCTTATGGGAATCGTCGATTCAATCCGGAATATCAGGGGCGAGACGGGTATCGCCCCGCACGTGAAGATCGCCGCGATAATAAAGGCCCATGAATACAGGCCTTTGCTCGAACAATATGGCTATTATATAAAAGAGCTGGCAAAAATCGAGGACCTGAGCTTCACGGAGGGAGATGCCCCGGATCAGGCGGCCATCGGTCTGTACAAAGGAGTCGAGGTCTTTGTCCCTCTCAAGGGGGTAATCGATATCGATAAAGAACTGGGAAGAATCAGGAAAGAGCTCTCCAAGATGGAAACCGATATGGAAAGACTTTTCAACAAGCTCAATAACGAATCTTTCAGGCAGAAAGCGCCCGAGGACGTAATTGTCAAGAGCGAGGGCCAGTATAAGGAGCTCGAGGAAAAGAGGGAGAAGCTTCTCGTGAGCAAGAAAGTCCTGGAAGGGTTGGCCGGGGGCTAGATGCCGCTCAATTTCGCCATCGTAGACTCCTTTCTCAAAGAAAAAGGCGAAGTGATGAGAGACAAGACATTACTCCGCCATGAGAGGAGCCGGATCCTTGGCGAGCTCCGGGACAGGCTGGAAGGTTCCCTCCGGGAACAGGAGGCTTTCGAGGCGGAATTCAACTCCCTCGTGGCTGAAAGGATCAGGAAAGCCGCGGGAGTGGAGGATCTTTTCACTCTCCATCAAAAGGCCATTGCAGGGGTAGGGAAATATTTTCTGGAAGAGGATAACGTGGTGGATGTCCATGACCTCTTTCGCATCGTGCGGGACCGGATAACCGAAAGGGTGCTTCTTCTCGTGGAAGAGGAGATGGAGCTCCAGGGATACGGACCCCGGCCGTGCCCTTATGGGTGGATAGGTCTTGGGAGCGAGGGCAGGGATGAGCAGACCCTGGTCACGGACCAGGACAACATGCTCATCTATGGTGAAGAGGCCGACGAAGAGGGGCCACTTCAGCCGCACCTCGTGGAACGGTTCCATGAATACCGAAAGGACATGGGTATCGATGACGGGTTCGAGAAGAAAGAGACCTCCAAGGCCGTTATCGATTTCTATTATAAGATCTTCTCCGAAAAGGCCGTGGAGAGGCTCCATGAGGTGGGTTTCGAAAAGTGCTCCGGAAACGTGATGCCCTCGAATCCGAAATGGAGAGGCTCCTTAAAAGACTGGCGGCAGAGACTGGACCAGAGGCTCACCTTCGAGAGAGGTGATTTTGACGGACTCGATGTAATAATCCTTACCGATGCCCGCTATCTGGCGGGTGACAGAGCCCTTCTTCACGAGCTTCTCGGAGGCTTTTTCCCCCGTCTTACCGGCAATAAGCATATGATGAAGGACTTCATAGAATCGGCGGTCCTTATGCCTACGGCGCTCAGCTTCTTCGGAAAATTCAAGGTGCAGAATACAGGGGACCATAAAGATATGCTCAATCTCAAGCTTCACGGATGGGCGCCCCTCATTCTCGCAGTCAGGATGCTCGCTCTGTCCAATAGTATTTTTGAGCCCAATACGTTAAAGCGCATCCGGGGGCTTCGGGCGGGCAATATGATAAAGAAAGAGATGGAGAGCGATCTGATCGAGGCATATCTTACGTTCGTAAAGTTCCGGATAATGAATCAGCTGACCTCCGGTAAAAGGGAAAATCACATGGACCTGAGCTTCATGAGACCGGATATGCTGGGGCCTCATGAGCAGGAGAAGCTGCGGAAGGCCATGAGGGCGGTCGAGGCATTGCAGAAATATATTCAATCCGTTCTGCTTTTCGGGCAGGCAATCTAGGGGGTGTTCATGAAAGTGGTAGAGCTTATGAACAAGGACGTGGTGACGTGCCACGCCTCTGAGACGCTGGCGGTTATCGTGAATAAATTCGAGCTTTTCGGCATCGCCGGCATGCCGGTCGTGGAGAAGGGGAAGCTCGTAGGCATCATATGCCAGAGTGATGTACTTCGGGGGCTCAAGTCCGGGGAGATGCAGAAGCTTACGGTCCGCGATGTCATGGTGTCGGACGTAATCACTGCGCCGTCAACGGAATCTGTGGTAAATCTGGCCAAGATTATGATAGAAAAAGGGGTCAACAGGGTGCCGATCGTCGAGAGCGACAGCCTCGTGGGCATCGTGACGAGGGGAGATATCATTAAAGCAGTCGCTGAATCCGGTTAAAGGATAAGGAGAAGAGGATATGAAGATCAACAAAGACGTGGTGGAATATGTAGCCCACCTGGGCAGGCTTGAGCTCGAGCCCCACGAGGCAGAGCTCTACACTTCTCAGCTTGACCGGATACTCGAGCATATGGATACCCTGAACGCCCTCGATACGGAAGGCATCGAGCCGACGAGTCACGCGGTACCGGTCTCGTGCGTGTTGAGAGAGGACATAAGCAGGGAATCGCTGAGCGTCGAAGGCTCGGTCAGTAATGCGCCGGACCGGAAGGGCAGCTTCTTTAAAGTCCCTCCCGTCATAGAGGTAGATTAGAAGAGGCAACCCCGGGGACGGCGTGAAGCCGGTCATCAGAGAAATCGGCGAGCGGGGACTATGCCTTTGAAAGGAGATAGGGTGGAAAATATTCTTGACATGAATATAATGGAGCTGAGAGGGCTCCTGAAGAACGGTAAGATCTCTTCCGTCGAGTTGACGCGATTTTATCTCGACAGGGTGAAGAAACACGACCAGGCGGTGCAGGCATATCTGCGCCTCACGGAGGAGGCGGCCATGGAGATGGCCCGAGAGGCGGACCGGAGGATAAAGGAGGGTGAGGAAGGGCCTCTCCTCGGCATTCCCTTCGGCATCAAGGACATCTTTTGCGCCAAAGGGCTGGAGACCACGTGCGGCTCCCAAATACTGAAAGGTTTTGTGGCGCCCTACGACGGGACCGTGATAAAGAAGCTGAAAGAAAGACATTATGTCCACCTTGGAAGAGTCAATATGGATGAATTCGCCATGGGCTCTTCAACGGAAAACTCCTCATACCAGACCACCAGGAATCCCTGGGACCTGGAGCGGATCCCCGGCGGGTCGAGCGGCGGCTCCGCGGCTGCCGTGGCCGCGGGTCTATGCGTGGCGAGTCTCGGTACGGATACGGGCGGGTCGATACGGCAGCCTGCGAGCCTCTGCGGTGTGGTAGGCATGAAGCCTACCTACGGGAGAGTGTCGAGGTACGGCCTCGTGGCCTTCGCGTCATCCCTTGACCAGATCGGGCCTCTCGCGCGAAATGTCACCGACTGCGCCGTGGTGCTCGAAGCCATTGCAGGATATGATCCCATGGATTCCACCTCAATTCCTCAACCGGTGCCCGATTACACGCAATATTTGGGAAAAGAGATAAAAGGGATGAAGATCGGTATCCCGAAAGAGTATATGATCGAAGGCATCGAGCCCGACGTAAAGCAGGCGGTCGCCGAATCCCTTTCCTGCCTGGAAGGCCTGGGGGCCACCCTCGTCGACATCTCCCTTCCCCATACGGAGTACGCAGTCGCAACCTATTATATCATCTGCACCGCCG includes:
- a CDS encoding deoxyguanosinetriphosphate triphosphohydrolase — its product is MNIRERLEKREELILSPFAQRSSRSRGRLKAEKECDIRPAFQHDRDRITHCKAFRRLKHKSQVFLSPASDHYRTRLTHTIEVSQIARTVAKALDLNEDLVEAIALGHDLGHTPFGHAGEDALSKIHAGGFHHYEQSLRVVDLLEKDGQGLNLTLEVRDGILKHSKGKGEIVLKGDQDRPLTQEAEVVRFADIIAYINHDIDDATRGGIITREDVPRDCVEYLGNTSSERIDTMVRGVLAASAHDGAIELTMDEELEHHIKKLRSFLYERVYDNTLIHGDFIKCTKIIKELYHYFLENHDTFLREVERQDFYDDPAVCVCDFVASMTDRYAFNLFERIFLPMPWKIPI
- a CDS encoding valine--tRNA ligase, translated to MMEKVYDPHKIEQEWYRTWTEKGYFKGEGVSEKPPFSMVIPPPNVTGSLHMGHALNNTLQDIVTRFKRMAGFNALWVFGMDHAGIATQNVVERELAKEGMTRDMVGREKFIERVWEWKQQSGGTIIEQLKRLGASCDWSRERFTMDAGLSKAVREVFVRLYNEGLIYRGDYIVNWCPRCETALSDIESEHEETKGFLYHIKYPFADGEGALTVATTRPETMLGDTAVAVNPADERYGKYVGKYLIVPIVNRKVPVIGDAYVDTSFGTGVLKVTPAHDLNDFEIGRRCDLEIVKVIDEKGRMNDAALHYKGMDRFECREKIVEELKGMGLLEKMEPYDLGVGKCYRCKTVVEPTLSLQWFLRMKPLAIPAIEAVRSHKVRIIPDMWEKVYFEWMENIRDWCISRQIWWGHRIPVWYCDQCGAMHVSVEDMTLCPGCNGTLRQESDVLDTWFSSGLWPFSTLGWPEETDELKTFYPTSLLVTGFDILFFWVARMIMMGLKFMGDVPFREVYIHALVRDAEGKKMSKSKGNVIDPLIMIDQYGTDAFRFSLTMLAAQGRDILLSEERIEGSRNFVNKIWNASKLAFSFMEGLTPDAQKGKSGYLPDRWIRSRAQKVIGEVKSSIDTYRFNDAATALYTFVWREFCDWYLELIKPNLYGKAGGFDNEATKNILFRTLTDILKLLHPIMPFLTEELYQRLPARERESIMIAPFPVFDEDEVDSEAEEGMNMLMGIVDSIRNIRGETGIAPHVKIAAIIKAHEYRPLLEQYGYYIKELAKIEDLSFTEGDAPDQAAIGLYKGVEVFVPLKGVIDIDKELGRIRKELSKMETDMERLFNKLNNESFRQKAPEDVIVKSEGQYKELEEKREKLLVSKKVLEGLAGG
- a CDS encoding DUF294 nucleotidyltransferase-like domain-containing protein, yielding MPLNFAIVDSFLKEKGEVMRDKTLLRHERSRILGELRDRLEGSLREQEAFEAEFNSLVAERIRKAAGVEDLFTLHQKAIAGVGKYFLEEDNVVDVHDLFRIVRDRITERVLLLVEEEMELQGYGPRPCPYGWIGLGSEGRDEQTLVTDQDNMLIYGEEADEEGPLQPHLVERFHEYRKDMGIDDGFEKKETSKAVIDFYYKIFSEKAVERLHEVGFEKCSGNVMPSNPKWRGSLKDWRQRLDQRLTFERGDFDGLDVIILTDARYLAGDRALLHELLGGFFPRLTGNKHMMKDFIESAVLMPTALSFFGKFKVQNTGDHKDMLNLKLHGWAPLILAVRMLALSNSIFEPNTLKRIRGLRAGNMIKKEMESDLIEAYLTFVKFRIMNQLTSGKRENHMDLSFMRPDMLGPHEQEKLRKAMRAVEALQKYIQSVLLFGQAI
- a CDS encoding CBS domain-containing protein; this encodes MKVVELMNKDVVTCHASETLAVIVNKFELFGIAGMPVVEKGKLVGIICQSDVLRGLKSGEMQKLTVRDVMVSDVITAPSTESVVNLAKIMIEKGVNRVPIVESDSLVGIVTRGDIIKAVAESG
- the gatC gene encoding Asp-tRNA(Asn)/Glu-tRNA(Gln) amidotransferase subunit GatC; the protein is MKINKDVVEYVAHLGRLELEPHEAELYTSQLDRILEHMDTLNALDTEGIEPTSHAVPVSCVLREDISRESLSVEGSVSNAPDRKGSFFKVPPVIEVD
- the gatA gene encoding Asp-tRNA(Asn)/Glu-tRNA(Gln) amidotransferase subunit GatA, with protein sequence MENILDMNIMELRGLLKNGKISSVELTRFYLDRVKKHDQAVQAYLRLTEEAAMEMAREADRRIKEGEEGPLLGIPFGIKDIFCAKGLETTCGSQILKGFVAPYDGTVIKKLKERHYVHLGRVNMDEFAMGSSTENSSYQTTRNPWDLERIPGGSSGGSAAAVAAGLCVASLGTDTGGSIRQPASLCGVVGMKPTYGRVSRYGLVAFASSLDQIGPLARNVTDCAVVLEAIAGYDPMDSTSIPQPVPDYTQYLGKEIKGMKIGIPKEYMIEGIEPDVKQAVAESLSCLEGLGATLVDISLPHTEYAVATYYIICTAEASSNLARYDGVKYGMRVEGKDIIDMYKKTRMKGFGKEVKRRIILGTYVLSSGYYDAYYGKAGKVRTLIRKDFEDAFAQCDIIATPVSPTTAFKIGEKVEDPLQMYLSDIFTIPVNLAGLPGMSVPCGLDRAGLPVGLQIIGKPLDEGRMLQTAFALEKERKVKSVPDRFRS